One genomic region from Sulfuriflexus mobilis encodes:
- a CDS encoding sulfurtransferase: MHTNTLPLIIECDELLPHLDDKAILVIDLSKPEVWRQAHIPGAAHLNYGNIVRIEKPVMGLLPDAESFSTTLAALGVNNDTHIVACDDEGGGKAARLLWTLEAFGFQHYSLLNGGLMAWVNEGYPVSNTDQPRAAGNFSVTQRNEAVIAERDGIQQQLGNDAVCLLDARSTVEYTGTKSFAARGGHIPGALHYDWLQLMDNSRHGRLLDKEQLRSSFEEKGITADKQVICYCQTHHRSALSFIALKSLGYKNLRGYPGSWSDWGNHTDTPVET; the protein is encoded by the coding sequence ATGCACACGAATACCTTACCTTTAATTATTGAATGCGATGAACTGTTGCCACACCTCGACGATAAGGCCATCCTTGTCATTGACCTGAGCAAGCCCGAGGTCTGGCGACAGGCACACATCCCCGGTGCAGCGCACCTGAACTACGGCAACATTGTGCGCATTGAGAAACCCGTGATGGGCCTGTTGCCCGATGCAGAAAGCTTTTCCACAACACTGGCCGCACTTGGCGTAAACAATGATACCCACATCGTCGCCTGTGATGACGAGGGCGGTGGCAAGGCCGCGCGCCTGTTATGGACACTGGAGGCCTTTGGTTTTCAACACTACTCGCTGTTAAACGGTGGCCTCATGGCCTGGGTCAATGAAGGCTATCCTGTCAGCAATACGGATCAACCCAGAGCGGCGGGGAATTTTTCTGTCACGCAACGCAACGAGGCCGTGATCGCTGAACGTGATGGTATCCAGCAGCAACTCGGTAATGATGCTGTGTGCCTGCTCGATGCCCGCAGCACCGTCGAGTATACCGGTACCAAGTCCTTCGCCGCGCGCGGTGGTCACATCCCCGGTGCCCTTCACTATGACTGGTTGCAACTCATGGACAACAGTCGTCATGGCCGTCTGCTTGATAAGGAACAACTGCGTAGCAGCTTTGAAGAAAAAGGCATCACCGCTGATAAGCAGGTGATCTGTTACTGCCAGACGCACCATCGTTCGGCACTGAGTTTTATTGCACTCAAATCACTCGGCTATAAAAATCTGCGTGGCTATCCCGGCTCATGGTCAGACTGGGGAAATCATACTGATACACCTGTTGAGACGTAG